Within Malus domestica chromosome 04, GDT2T_hap1, the genomic segment tggagataccatcaaGGAAGAAAGCagctcatcctctcaagatcgggcaaaggccatgatttttattcgtcgccatcttaatgaggcactaaagagcgagtacttaacggttgaagatccgttaTCCCTTTGGAATGCCTTGAGAAGCAaatacaatcaccagacaacgatgattcttccaaaagctcgctatgactggactcacctaaggatccaggatttcaaatcagtggctgagtacaattcggcgttgttcagaattacctctcagatgaaaCTCTGTGGGGATACTATCACTGAGGAGATGTtattggaaaagactttcagcacattccaCGCCTCTAACATGGTACTGCAACAACAGTATAGAGCGCgaggcttcactgaatacaaccagccGATATCTGTGCTCCTGGTAGCTGAACAGAACAATCAGCTTCtcatgaaaaaccataattcccgacctactggatcagcactgttcccagaagtgaatgttgCTTCCCTTGAAAGGAATACCATATCCTCCCGTGGCAATAATTACAAATgaggacgtggccacaagcAAGGTCGGTGGAAAGGGAAaagcaagaaccatggtgtccagtttcacaaccaggttccaaggtATAATCCAGGCCCGAGCTTTAAAAATACCAATCGCCAGAAAGGAAAAGCTCATGTGAACACTCCTAGAAATCATGAAGGAggttgccataggtgtggtggcaacggacattgggcgcgtacttgtcgcaccccaaagcatctggtggaactatatcaagcctccttcaaggagaagggtgtcgagatcaatttccttgaccaggctaaaccaatggaAACCCCTGATCCATTGACCAATTTATCAGGACAGTTAAACACAACCCACCTGGATGCTACAAACTTTATTaatgaaagagggaatgaagtttatgggtccgattgaattatttatgtttaatgtactcATGTTATTTGTACCTGTGGTTTAATGCtcgcattttcaattcaataaaagtagtattccagtatgaataaactgctttttctttactcagagatcatggataaaaattatggttattctcaaaacaagatcaatggcggagacttttgtcttgcagatagcgcaaccacgcattcaatacttcgagatcgaaagtatttctcgaatttggtacttgcaaaagtaaaggtaacaacaatatcaggaccatcagatgtaattgaaggctcgggaaaagcccagattatgttaccaaatggaacaatattgtctataaagaatgcattatatgctactcggtccattcgaaatttgttgagttttaaatacatacgtctaaatggataccaccTTGAAACaaaaagtgtagaaaatgtggaatatttatgcattacctccaatgatacccagaagcgtatattggagaagttgcatggtttatcgagtggattgtattgtacatacataaagacagttgaggcatatactgtcatgaaccagaagttcattgattcaaaggtttacatgctttggcatgaccgtctaggtc encodes:
- the LOC139195066 gene encoding uncharacterized protein; translated protein: MANLAKLDFAALDITGKNYLTWVLDTKIHLEAANLGDTIKEESSSSSQDRAKAMIFIRRHLNEALKSEYLTVEDPLSLWNALRSKYNHQTTMILPKARYDWTHLRIQDFKSVAEYNSALFRITSQMKLCGDTITEEMLLEKTFSTFHASNMVLQQQYRARGFTEYNQPISVLLVAEQNNQLLMKNHNSRPTGSALFPEVNVASLERNTISSRGNNYK